The Spirochaetaceae bacterium genome window below encodes:
- a CDS encoding ABC transporter permease — protein sequence MWGYIGRRLLAFIPTIFVAITLIFILTRLVPGNPVWALLGHQSVSAEQVDAVAREMGLDRPVLIQYLHWLPRVLSGNFGQSIFYEKPVAAVIAERFPVTLSIAGLSTLLTVLLAVPAGVLAATRRDSALDHASMVISILGVSIPSFWLGFLFILLFAVTLGWLPPAGYRDLSFGFWEWLRRLVLPVLALSVSQLALLMRITRTSMLEVLGQEYIVAARAKGLTEGKVIYKHALRNGLMSITTIVGLAFALTLGGSVIIEVVFAIPGLGRLITDAAVRRDYATLEGGMAYLTLIALAANLLVDISYSLINPRVRYE from the coding sequence ATGTGGGGCTACATCGGGAGGCGGCTGCTGGCCTTCATCCCGACCATCTTCGTTGCCATAACGCTGATCTTCATCCTCACCAGGCTGGTGCCGGGCAACCCGGTGTGGGCGCTGCTCGGCCACCAGTCGGTGTCGGCGGAGCAGGTCGACGCGGTGGCCCGCGAGATGGGCCTGGACCGCCCGGTGCTGATCCAATACCTGCACTGGCTGCCGAGGGTGCTCAGCGGCAACTTCGGCCAGTCGATCTTTTACGAGAAGCCGGTGGCGGCCGTGATCGCCGAGCGTTTCCCGGTGACGCTGAGCATCGCCGGCCTGTCGACACTGCTCACCGTGCTGCTGGCCGTGCCCGCCGGGGTGCTGGCCGCCACCCGGCGCGACTCCGCCCTGGATCACGCCAGCATGGTGATCTCCATTCTGGGCGTCTCGATACCGTCGTTCTGGCTGGGGTTCCTGTTCATTCTGCTGTTCGCCGTCACGCTCGGCTGGCTGCCGCCCGCCGGCTACCGCGACCTGTCGTTCGGGTTCTGGGAGTGGCTGCGCCGCTTGGTGCTGCCGGTGCTGGCGCTGAGCGTGAGCCAACTGGCGCTGCTGATGCGCATCACCCGCACCAGCATGCTGGAGGTGCTCGGCCAGGAGTACATCGTCGCGGCGCGCGCCAAGGGCCTGACCGAGGGCAAGGTGATCTACAAGCACGCGCTGCGCAACGGCCTGATGTCGATCACCACCATCGTCGGGCTGGCGTTCGCGCTTACCCTCGGCGGCTCGGTGATCATCGAAGTGGTGTTCGCGATCCCCGGCCTGGGACGGCTGATCACCGACGCCGCGGTGCGCCGCGACTACGCCACGCTGGAGGGCGGCATGGCGTACCTGACGCTGATCGCGCTGGCGGCAAACCTGCTGGTGGACATCTCCTACAGCCTGATCAACCCGCGGGTGCGCTATGAGTAG
- a CDS encoding ABC transporter permease — translation MSSAASPAPAPPQPAARQPAPAAPRGWRVGLRRLLGNRLLTIGVIIMLPICVMALAAPHLTPYDPIAIDTSQKLLPMSRAHPFGTDELGRDVLTRVIHGSRISLRVGALATLFAAVAGGALGLLAGYYRVADQLISRVVDGVVMFPGLVLGIMLMAALGPAEFNVVIAFTIINAPRLVRVVRASVLEVKEMDYVDAARVSGIPNVRILVGHILPNAYAPAVVQVSLGFADAILAEAGLSFLGIGTPPPAPSWGNILSNAREFVRTAPWLMVIPGAMITLAVMGMNLIGDGLRDRFDPKLRRVREGARHG, via the coding sequence ATGAGTAGCGCCGCATCGCCGGCGCCCGCGCCGCCGCAGCCCGCGGCACGGCAGCCCGCACCGGCGGCGCCGCGCGGCTGGCGCGTGGGGTTGCGGCGCCTGCTCGGCAACCGGCTGCTGACCATCGGCGTCATCATCATGCTGCCGATCTGCGTGATGGCGCTGGCGGCCCCGCACCTCACGCCGTACGATCCGATCGCCATCGACACCTCGCAGAAGCTGCTGCCGATGAGCCGCGCGCACCCGTTCGGCACCGACGAGCTGGGCCGCGACGTGCTGACGCGGGTGATTCACGGCTCGCGCATCTCGCTGCGCGTGGGCGCGCTGGCCACGCTGTTCGCCGCCGTGGCGGGCGGCGCGCTCGGCCTGCTGGCCGGCTACTACCGGGTGGCGGATCAACTGATCAGCCGGGTGGTCGACGGGGTGGTGATGTTTCCGGGGCTGGTGCTCGGCATCATGCTGATGGCGGCGCTCGGCCCGGCGGAATTCAACGTGGTGATCGCGTTCACCATCATCAACGCGCCGCGTCTCGTTCGGGTGGTGCGCGCGTCGGTGCTGGAAGTGAAGGAGATGGACTACGTCGACGCCGCGCGGGTGTCGGGCATCCCCAACGTGCGCATCCTGGTGGGACACATTCTGCCCAACGCCTACGCGCCGGCGGTGGTGCAGGTGTCGCTCGGTTTCGCCGACGCCATCCTGGCCGAGGCGGGCCTGAGCTTTCTCGGCATCGGCACGCCGCCGCCGGCGCCGAGCTGGGGCAACATCCTCAGCAATGCGCGCGAGTTCGTGCGCACCGCGCCGTGGCTGATGGTGATCCCCGGCGCCATGATCACCCTGGCGGTGATGGGCATGAACCTGATCGGGGACGGGCTGCGCGACCGGTTCGACCCCAAGCTGCGCCGGGTGCGGGAGGGCGCGCGCCATGGCTGA